The proteins below are encoded in one region of Panulirus ornatus isolate Po-2019 chromosome 31, ASM3632096v1, whole genome shotgun sequence:
- the LOC139758673 gene encoding myotrophin-like — MSEFVWGLKNGDLDQVREAVEKQGTDVNLPIEGRPPLCLASDYGQLDIIKYLLEKGANVESTDKHGITALLAAIWEGHTHCVKVLLEAGANKYGTAPDGTSYLDAAEKDEIKALLR, encoded by the exons ATGAGTGAATTTGTGTGGGGCTTAAAGAATGGCGACCTGGACCAGGTCAGAGAGGCCGTGGAGAAG CAAGGAACAGATGTAAATCTACCAATCGAAGGACGTCCACCACTCTGCTTAGCCTCTGATTATGGCCAGTTAGACATTATCAAATATCTTCTtgagaagggagcaaatgtggaG TCTACAGATAAGCATGGAATCACAGCACTGTTAGCAGCCATttgggaaggacacacacactgtgttaaaGTGCTTCTTGAAGCA GGAGCAAACAAGTATGGCACAGCTCCTGATGGCACAAGTTACTTGGATGCTGCTGAGAAGGACGAGATCAAGGCACTTCTGAGATAA